Proteins co-encoded in one Gossypium arboreum isolate Shixiya-1 chromosome 11, ASM2569848v2, whole genome shotgun sequence genomic window:
- the LOC108450051 gene encoding aspartic proteinase 36-like: MARALVNLAVGTVVFFLLFLLSQSNPSTSPPRLLPPPHHGTRPAMVLPLFPSSKNSSRTFLHSHRHLLRSDSHSSHPNARMRLYDDLLLNGYYTTRLWIGTPPQQFALIVDTGSTVTYVPCATCEQCGRHQDPKFQPDLSSTYQPVKCNLDCNCDSDRVQCIYERQYAEMSSSSGVLGEDILSFGNQSELVPQRAVFGCENEETGDLYSQHADGIMGLGRGDLSVVDQFVEKGVISDSFSLCYGGMDIGGGAMVLGGISVPSDMVFSYADPVRSPYYNIDLKEIHVAGKQLSLNPSVFDGKYGTVLDSGTTYAYLPEPAFLAFKEAILKELNGLKQIRGPDPNYNDICFSTASSDVSELSKTFPTVEMVFGYQQKLLLSPENYLFRHSKVHGAYCLGIFQNEKDPTTLLGGIIVRNTLVTYDREQSKIGFWKTNCSELWERLHITGAISPSPSSSGKGNSTESPTTTAPDGSPHYDFPGKIQISKIILDMSLSVNHSYLKPQINKLTEFIAKELDVNASQVHLLNFTSEGNSSLVRLAIVPSDSLTYISNETATNIISRLAEHRVKLPDTFGNYQLVQWKVESSTKQTWWGRNYTVVIMALIIIVVIGLSVYGVWGMWRRKQQTVNSYEPVGAAAPEQELQPL, from the exons ATGGCGCGGGCACTGGTTAACCTCGCCGTCGGAACCGTCgttttcttcctcctctttcttcTCTCCCAATCAAACCCCTCCACGTCACCTCCGCGACTCCTCCCTCCGCCTCACCACGGCACACGTCCCGCCATGGTCCTCCCTCTCTTTCCTTCTTCCAAGAATTCCTCTAGAACCTTCTTGCACTCTCATCGCCACCTTCTGAGATCTGACTCTCACTCTTCCCATCCAAACGCTCGCATGAGACTCTACGACGATCTCCTTCTCAACGG GTATTACACTACGCGGCTTTGGATCGGGACCCCTCCGCAGCAATTTGCGCTTATAGTGGATACCGGAAGTACTGTTACTTACGTTCCTTGCGCCACTTGCGAACAATGTGGTAGACATCAG GATCCGAAGTTTCAGCCTGATTTATCCAGTACTTACCAACCTGTAAAGTGCAATTTGGATTGCAATTGTGACAGTGACAGGGTGCAATGCATTTATGAGAGACAGTATGCTGAAATGAGTAGCAGTAGTGGTGTCCTTGGTGAGGATATCTTATCGTTTGGAAATCAAAGTGAACTTGTGCCTCAGCGTGCTGTTTTTGGTTGCGAAAATGAGGAAACTGGTGACCTTTACAGTCAACATGCTGATGGCATTATGGGATTGGGCCGTGGTGATCTCAGTGTTGTTGACCAGTTTGTTGAAAAAGGTGTGATTAGTGATTCATTCTCATTATGTTATGGTGGGATGGATATTGGTGGGGGTGCTATGGTTCTTGGAGGCATATCTGTCCCGTCAGACATGGTCTTTAGTTATGCAGATCCTGTTCGCAG TCCATATTACAACATTGATTTGAAAGAGATACATGTTGCGGGGAAGCAGCTATCTTTGAACCCAAGTGTCTTTGATGGAAAGTATGGAACTGTTTTGGATAGTGGTACAACATATGCATATCTACCAGAACCAGCATTTTTGGCATTTAAAGAAGCT ATCTTGAAAGAACTTAATGGCTTAAAGCAGATCCGTGGCCCTGACCCAAATTACAACGATATATGCTTCTCCACTGCTAGCAG TGATGTCTCTGAGCTCTCAAAAACATTTCCAACAGTTGAAATGGTATTTGGCTATCAGCAAAAATTATTGCTATCACCTGAGAATTATTTGTTTCGA CATTCAAAGGTCCACGGTGCATATTGCCTTGGTATCTTCCAAAATGAAAAAGATCCAACAACCCTTCTAGGAG GTATCATTGTACGTAATACTCTAGTCACATATGACCGCGAGCAGTCCAAAATTGGTTTCTGGAAGACTAATTGTTCTGAGCTATGGGAAAGGCTGCACATAACTGGTGCAATATCACCATCTCCATCTTCAAGTGGGAAGGGTAACTCAACTGAGTCACCAACTACAACAGCTCCTGATGGATCACCACATTATGATTTTCCAG GGAAAATTCAGATCAGTAAAATTATATTGGATATGTCATTGAGCGTCAACCACTCATATCTAAAGCCTCAAATCAATAAACTTACGGAGTTCATTGCTAAGGAGTTAGATGTTAATGCTTCACAG GTCCATTTATTGAATTTTACATCTGAAGGAAACAGTTCTCTTGTTAGATTGGCCATAGTCCCTTCAGACTCATTAACCTACATTTCTAATGAGACTGCAACA AATATAATTTCTCGACTTGCTGAACATCGCGTGAAGCTCCCTGATACTTTTGGAAACTATCAGTTGGTGCAATGGAAAGTTGAGTCTTCTACAAAACA GACATGGTGGGGGCGAAATTATACGGTGGTGATTATGGCTCTTATCATAATAGTGGTGATTGGATTATCAGTTTATGGAGTGTGGGGTATGTGGAGACGTAAACAACAAACGGTGAATTCATATGAACCTGTTGGTGCGGCAGCTCCGGAGCAAGAACTTCAGCCTCTATAG
- the LOC108452100 gene encoding scarecrow-like protein 32 produces the protein MMQFTGNPSHSLHQIAPFSIPTMNKNQIHQARPWPGFPTSKGLASFGDANCMEQLLVHCANAIESNDATLAQQIIWVLNNIAPPDGDSNQRLTSAFLRALIVRAAKSGSCKMLAAMANAHRNLSVETHTFSVIELANFVDLTPWHRFGFTTANAAILEAVEGYSVIHIVDLSSTYCMQIPTLIDAIANRFEGPPLVKLTVPGVPKDVPPLLDLTYEELGSKLVNFARSRNVMLEFRAVPSTHADGFASLIDQLRIQHLVYAEAGEALVINCHMMLHYIPEETSSPLPNTNSNPYTFQPTSNPSLRTMFLKALRGLNPTIAILVDEDADLTSNNLVCRLRSAFNYLWIPYDTVDTFLPIGSKQRQWYEANICWKVENVIAHEGLQRVERVESKSRWVQRMRNAEFRGVSFGDETVSEVKTMLDEHAAGWGLKKEDDDLVLTWKGHNVVFATAWVPG, from the coding sequence ATGATGCAATTCACTGGAAACCCATCACATTCCTTGCACCAAATCGCTCCATTTTCGATTCCAACCATGAATAAAAACCAGATTCACCAAGCTCGTCCATGGCCTGGATTCCCTACCTCAAAGGGTTTAGCTAGCTTCGGTGATGCCAATTGCATGGAACAGCTTTTGGTCCATTGTGCAAACGCAATAGAAAGCAATGACGCCACACTTGCGCAGCAAATCATTTGGGTTCTAAACAACATTGCACCACCAGATGGTGATTCTAACCAGCGTCTGACATCTGCTTTTCTTCGAGCTCTCATTGTCCGAGCAGCCAAAAGTGGAAGCTGCAAAATGCTTGCAGCAATGGCGAACGCTCATCGCAACCTTTCTGTAGAAACCCACACTTTTTCTGTCATCGAGTTGGCTAACTTTGTGGACTTAACCCCATGGCATCGGTTCGGTTTCACCACAGCGAATGCGGCAATACTAGAAGCCGTTGAAGGGTATTCCGTCATTCACATCGTTGATCTAAGCTCGACATATTGCATGCAAATCCCTACATTAATTGATGCCATAGCTAATAGGTTCGAAGGACCGCCACTGGTGAAACTTACAGTTCCTGGTGTTCCGAAAGATGTGCCCCCATTGCTTGATCTTACATATGAAGAGTTAGGCTCCAAGTTGGTTAACTTCGCTAGGTCACGCAATGTAATGCTGGAATTTAGGGCCGTCCCTTCAACTCATGCCGATGGGTTCGCTTCTTTGATCGATCAACTTCGTATTCAACATTTAGTATATGCAGAAGCTGGTGAGGCTTTAGTGATAAACTGTCACATGATGCTTCACTACATACCAGAAGAAACTTCATCTCCTTTACCCAATACAAACTCAAACCCTTACACTTTCCAACCAACTTCGAACCCATCACTTCGAACAATGTTTCTCAAGGCGCTTAGGGGATTAAACCCAACAATTGCTATCCTAGTAGATGAAGATGCGGATTTGACATCGAATAATTTGGTATGCAGATTAAGATCTGCATTCAATTATCTGTGGATACCATATGATACAGTGGATACGTTCCTTCCAATAGGAAGCAAACAAAGGCAGTGGTATGAAGCTAATATTTGTTGGAAAGTAGAGAATGTTATAGCTCATGAAGGTTTGCAGAGGGTGGAAAGGGTTGAATCAAAGAGCCGATGGGTGCAGCGGATGCGAAACGCTGAGTTTAGAGGGGTTAGCTTTGGGGATGAAACGGTTTCGGAAGTAAAAACAATGCTTGATGAACATGCAGCTGGATGGGGATTAAAGAAAGAAGATGATGATCTTGTTCTTACTTGGAAAGGCCATAATGTTGTATTTGCCACTGCTTGGGTGCCTGGTTGA
- the LOC108452304 gene encoding LOB domain-containing protein 39-like: MSCNGCRVLRKGCSDSCILRSCLQWIDNPESQGFATLFVAKFFGRAGLMSFISAVPEPQRPALFQSLLFEACGRTVNPVNGAVGLLWAGNWHVCQAAVETVLRGGTLRPIPELHAPTESNEASEAAGTADMWKLQETATSLNSNCRFSTSRSKVSSHKRRTIGELKKLQPSDLDLCLTPSFKGNRVLDNRRPGTPSLISDESVMTATCTESGFAGQGKLLNLFV; encoded by the exons ATGAGTTGCAACGGGTGCCGAGTCTTACGAAAAGGATGCAGCGACTCTTGTATTTTACGTTCATGTCTGCAATGGATCGACAATCCTGAATCGCAAGGCTTTGCTACTCTTTTCGTTGCCAAGTTCTTCGGTCGTGCGGGTCTCATGTCTTTCATTTCCGCCGTTCCAGAACCTCAACGACCTG CTTTGTTCCAATCACTGTTGTTCGAAGCTTGTGGGAGAACAGTGAATCCCGTGAATGGAGCCGTCGGACTTTTATGGGCCGGAAACTGGCATGTTTGCCAAGCGGCGGTTGAAACTGTTTTACGGGGAGGAACTCTACGGCCGATACCTGAACTTCACGCTCCGACAGAATCTAATGAAGCATCCGAAGCTGCCGGTACGGCGGACATGTGGAAGTTGCAAGAAACAGCGACAAGTCTGAACTCCAACTGTCGTTTTTCCACTTCAAGATCTAAAGTTTCATCACATAAGCGTAGAACCATCGGTGAGTTGAAGAAACTACAACCGTCCGATCTAGATCTTTGTTTGACTCCAAGCTTTAAAGGAAACCGAGTGCTGGATAATAGACGGCCCGGGACTCCATCTTTGATCTCGGATGAATCTGTCATGACGGCGACGTGCACTGAAAGTGGGTTTGCAGGTCAAGGGAAGTTACTAAACTTGTTTGTTTAA
- the LOC108453870 gene encoding casein kinase II subunit alpha-2 → MSKSRVYADVNVLRPKEYWDYESLIVQWGDQDDYEVVRKVGRGKYSEVFEGINVNNNDRCIIKILKPVKKKKIKREIKILQNLCGGPNIVKLLDVVRDHHSKTPSLIFEHVNSTDFKVLYPTLTDYDIRYYIYELLKALDYCHSQGIMHRDVKPHNVMIDHELRKLRLIDWGLAEFYHPGKEYNVRVASRYFKGPELLVDLQDYDYSLDMWSLGCMFAGMIFRKEPFFYGHDNHDQLVKIAKVLGTDELNAYLNKYHLELDPQLDAQVGRHSRKPWSKFINADNQHLVSPEAIDFLDKLLRYDHQDRLTAREAMAHPYFAQVRAAESSRMRTQ, encoded by the exons ATGTCCAAATCTCGCGTTTATGCTGACGTCAATGTCCTTCGTCCTAAGGAGTACTGGGATTACGAGTCCCTCATTGTTCAATGGGG TGATCAAGATGATTATGAGGTTGTTCGGAAAGTTGGAAGGGGAAAATACAGTGAGGTTTTCGAAGGCATAAATGTTAATAACAATGACCGCTGTATAATCAAGATCCTCAAGCCTGTTAAGAAAAAGAAG ATCAAGAGAGAGATAAAAATCCTTCAGAATTTGTGTGGTGGACCGAATATTGTTAAGCTTCTTGATGTTGTAAGAGATCATCACTCCAAAACTCCTAGCTTGATTTTCGAGCACGTCAACAGTACAGATTTCAAAGTTCTTTACCCTACTTTGACAGACTATGATATCCGCTACTACATATATGAACTCCTCAAG GCATTAGATTACTGTCATTCACAAGGAATAATGCACAGAGATGTCAAGCCTCACAATGTCATGATAGATCATGAGCTGCGCAAACTTCGCTTGATAGATTGGGGACTTGCTGAATTTTACCATCCTGGCAAAGAGTATAATGTCCGTGTGGCTTCTAG GTACTTTAAAGGGCCTGAGCTTCTGGTAGATTTACAAGACTATGACTATTCCTTGGACATGTGGAGCCTTGGTTGCATGTTTGCTGGAATG ATATTCCGGAAGGAACCATTCTTCTATGGCCATGACAACCATGATCAATTAGTTAAAATTGCCAAG GTGCTAGGTACTGATGAGTTAAATGCTTATCTCAACAAATACCATTTGGAGCTTGATCCTCAACTTGATGCTCAAGTTGGAAG GCACAGCCGCAAACCCTGGTCCAAATTTATTAATGCAGATAATCAGCATCTTGTTTCTCCCGAG GCTATTGATTTTCTTGATAAGTTGCTTCGGTACGACCATCAGGACAGGCTAACTGCTAGAGAGGCTATG GCCCATCCTTACTTTGCACAGGTCAGGGCAGCAGAGAGCAGCAGGATGCGGACTCAGTAA